The genomic window TCGGCCGTGCGATCCGCGAGGGCCGCATGTCGTGCGAGGAGGCCGTCCAGGCCTGCCTGGATCGCATCGACGAGAGGGACGACTCGATCCGGGCCTGGGTCGCGGTCGATCGCGAGGGGGCGCTCGCCCGCGCGAGGGACCTCGACGCGGAGCTCCGGGCCGGGCGAGACCTCGGGCCGCTGCACGGCATCCCGCTGGGGATCAAGGACATCATCGACGTCCGCGGCCTGCCCACACGCTGCGGCTCGCCCCGCCCGTCCGACCGCCCCGCCGAGGCCGACGCCCGGATCGTCGCCCGGCTCCGCGAGGCCGGCGCGGTGATCCTCGGGAAGACCGTCACGACGCCCTTCGCCTGGATCGATCCCCCGCCGACTCGCAACCCGTGGGACCTCTCGCGGACGCCGGGCGGATCGTCGAGCGGCTCGGCGGCCGCCGTGGCCGCCGGCATGTGCCTGGGCGCGATCGGGACGCAGACTGGCGGCTCGATCACGAGGCCGGCCTCCTTCTGCGGCGTGGCCGGGATGAAGCCCACCTACGGCCGGCTCCCCGTCGACGGGATCCTGCCGCTGGCCCCGAGCCTGGACCATCCCGGGCCGATCGCCGACGACGTCGCCGGCCTGCGCGTCCTCTTCGAGGCGATGTGCCCTCCGGAAGACCTCGGCGAGTTCGTGCCGAGCCTGCGGCCGAAGCTGGACGAGACTCCACCCCGCCTCGGCCGACTGGCCGGGTTCTTCGACGATCGCGCCGACGCGGACCTGAGGTGGGCCACGGGGGCGTATCTGAGGTGGTTCGAAGCGTGGGACGGCGCGACGGTGATCGAGCTGGAGCCGTCCGACGTATTCGAAGCGATCCTGAAGCACCATCGCACCATCCTTGCGGCGGAGGCGTACGCCGTGCACCGCGAGCGTTTCTCGCTCCTCCCGGAGGCGTACCCGCCCCGCATCGCCGAGTTGATCCAGGAAGGTGAACGGATCCGGAGTAAGGACGTCGAGGCCGCCCTGGATGCCCGGCCGGGGCTCGTCGCGAGGTTTCTGGAGCTATTCGAGGGCGACGACGCCCCGGACGCCCTGATCGCGCCGGCGACGACGGAATACCCCCCGGATCCGTCCACGACCGGCGATCCCGCGTTCAATAGCCCGTGGAGTTATCTCGGGTTCCCCGCCGTGAGCTTTCCCATCGGTCGATCCGAGAGCGGGCTGCCACTCGCCGTCCAGTTGATTGACGGGCCGGGTACCGATCTCGGCCTGCTGGAACTGGCGGAATGGTGTGAGTGGAAGAATCAGGATGCGTACCGACGCTTCAGGGATACCGACGATGGTTGATTCGCAGGCCGCGTCCGCGGATGCCGAGGATGCAAGCCCCTCGCCCGTCGCATCGACGGAAGCCGACGAGGTGGAGCGTGCGCGGGACAGCCTGGAGGCCACCCTCGCCGAGCTCCGGCTCACGCCCGAGGAGGCGAAGGCGCTCGCCCCGGAGATCGACCAGCTCCGCGAGCTGACGAGGAAGCTCGACGAGGCGACGATCGAGATCGCCGCGTTCGGCATGGTCAGCCGCGGCAAGTCGTCCGTCCTGAACGCCCTGCTGGGCCGCGAGGTCTTCCAGGTCGGGGCCACCCACGGCACGACCACCGGCCGCGGGGCCCAGCGGTGGGAGGAAGGGGCGCGGGGGGCTTCCGGACTCGACCGGGCGCGGCTCGTGCTCGTGGACACGCCGGGCATCGACGAGGTCGGCGGCGAGGTCCGCGAGACGCTCGCCCGCGAGGTGGCCAGGACCGCCGACCTGATCCTCTTCGTCGTCTCCGGCGACATGCAGCGGCGGGAGGTCCAGGCGCTCTCCGAGCTGAGGGCGCACCAGAAGCCGATCATCCTGGTCTTCAACCAGATCGACCGCTATCCCGAGGCCGACCGCGAGTCGATCCACGCGAAGCTCGAGGACGAGCGGGTGAAGGGCCTGATCCGTCCCGAGGACATCGTCCTGACGGCGGCCCGGCCCGACCCGGCCCGGGTGAAGGTCCGCGACCCGGACGGCACCTCCCGGGTCATCTGGGAGCGCCCCGCGCCGGTCATCGATCCGCTCAAGGAGCGGATCCTGGACGTCCTGGAGCGAGAGGGGAAGGCCCTCGTCGCGCTCAACACGCTGCTCCTGGCCGGCGACCTGCACGAGGAGATCGTCGGCCGGAAGGTGCGGATCCGGGACGAGGCGGCGAACCGGATCATCTGGAACTACGCGATCGCCAAGGGGCTGGCGGTGGGGATCAATCCGATCCCGGTCGCCGACCTCGCGGGCGGCGTCGCCGTGGACGTGGCGATGATCGTGGCCCTGAGCCGAGTCTACGGCATCCCTCTGACGAAGTCCTCCGCGGCGAAGCTCGTCCGCGACATGACCGTGGCGCTGGGCGCGGTCGGGCTCGTGCAGGTGGGCCTGCGCCTCGTCCGCAGCGGCGTCAAGTCGGCCATGGCCGGCCTGACCGTGATGACCGGCGGCCTCGCCGGCCCGCTCACGGCGCTCGGCTACACGGCGCTCGGGGTCTCGCAGGGGGCGGCGGCCGCCTCCGCATCCTACGTGATCGGGCAGGGGGCCAAGACCTACCTCCGGCAGGGGTGCCAGTGGGGCCCGAAGGGGATCAAGACCGTCATCAACCAGATCCTCGTGGACGCCAAGAACGACTCGGTCGTCCAGCGCCTCCGCGAGGACCTCAAGATGCGGCTCAAGGGGCGATGAGCGTGCGGGCGCGATGGCTGGCCGTCGCCGGGCTCGCGGCGCTGGGGCTCCTCGCCTTCGAGGTGGTCTCCACCCAGCCCGTCCGCGGGGCGGTGCGTACGTTCAACGACCTGGTCCAGGTCGCCAACGGCGTCGGGCTGCCCGATGAGCGCCGCCTCGCCATGGCCCGCGGGCTCTGCTCCCGCCGCTATCTCGCGTCCCACGCCCTGGAGTTCAGCCCCGAAGGCGGCCTCGTCGGGCTCCCCCGCGCCATCGACAAGAACTTCGCGGCCTGGCGGGAGGGGCCGGACGTCTGGATCTGCCCGACGAAGCGGACGAGCCGGGAGCGGCCCGTCTATCGGTTCGTCCGCGAGGACGGCCGCTGGAAGTTCGACGGGCCCGTCGCCATCCTCCGGCCAGGCGGCGAGATCCTGCCCGCGGCGGCCGACGCGACGACGGCCGCGGAGGAGCCCTGAGCGCCGTCCTTCATATGTCCGCGCCGGCCAACGGCCCCTCGTGCTCCGCCTGCTTCGGCCGGTCCCGGCGGCGAGCACGGGCCGGAGGAGCCTGCCATCCCAGGGAGTGCCGATTGTGGTAATAGCCGAGGCCGAGGACCCTCGCCGCCACGATGAGCGCCCAGACGACGGCCGAGCACGCGGGCAGGGCGGCCGGGATGTAGATCCAGAACGCCATCGCACGGAGTGCGACCAGCATCGCGATCAGCCCGCATGTGCCCGCGAGGAGGACCAGCACGCGAAAGGCCGCGGGCACGATGGCCGGGCCATGGCCGAGCACCGCGCCCAGGACGCCGAACGGGTTGCCGGCGAGCGGGTTGTCGTCGAGGAAGGTCCGCATCAGGGCGACCGACGCATACGATACCCCGGCCGCCGCGAGGACGACGACGCGGGCAATCGCCATCCCGCCGTGGCCGACCCCGGCCGACGCGGACAGGGCGAGGGGGAGGAAGCCCGGCACGACGCCGAGGGCCAGCCAGATGAACCAGCGGCTTAGCCCGTCGAAGAACCCATCGAAGTTGCGGTCGGGCGTCTTCGGCGGCACCGTCTCGCCCCGGCCGCTGGAGACGATCACGCGCCCGAGGTATTGCAGCAGGTAGATGGTCACGAGGGGCAGGAGGAAGACCGACGGCATCGCCGTGATCAGGTTGACGAGCCACCCCATCGGGCCGGCGTTGAACGACTCGGCGTCCGACTGGATCACCAGGCAGTACTCGAAGACCAGCGCGACCAGCATCCAGTAGGCCGCCCCGATCGCCGCCGCGATGCCCAACGAGTCCGCCGATCGTAGAGGGTAGAGCAGGGCCGTGAAAAGGGATCGCTCCGGGGCCTGGAGCGGCTTCAGGAACCCGTCGGTGATGGGCGACCGGTCGAGCGCCTTCGCTTCCGCCCGGCGCCCCGCACGCGCCTCGCCGGGGCTGCCCTCGCGCCTCCTCGCCCCGCTTTGGCCCCGCACGGGCTCCGCCCCGCCGCCCGGCTGGAGGTCGTAGCCGAAGCCCGCCCGGGGTGGGCTTTCCTCCATCGGAGCGTCCCCGGCGAGGGGTGCCCGATCGGCGACAGGCCGCGCAGACGGACCGGGCCTGAGGGAGGCCGCCCCGGCATCCTCCGGCGGCACCTCGAGCCGTCCTCCGCAACTCGGGCAGCGTCCCACCCGCCCCGGCACGGCCCCCGGCGCCTTGACCTTCATCCCGCAGGAGCAGACCAGGATCGTCGCGGCCACGGAGCGCCTCCCGCGGGTCCGAGGAGGTGCCACGACGCCTCCACGATCGACGACCCGCGGACAGTTGTACGTTGCCGGCCCGCTCCTGTCAACGACAAGTGTCGCGGCGGTGCAGTGCCGAGTCGTCGTCGGCGCGTGACCGGACGATCGTTGAGGCCGGCGGCGGTCGGCTCTCAGCAGGAAGCGTGGCCCACGTGATAGGCCTGGCAGGTGGTGCACCTGTAGACATTCACGGGAGGGGCGCTCGGCCTGTAGGCCTGGTCATACCGGCAAAGCCTCGCCACCTCACCCAGGGCCGAGTCCTTGCTGTAGTGCCTCCGCTTCCCGCACGCCTTCGGGGGCTGGATCCGCAACCTCGTCGTCGCCAT from Aquisphaera giovannonii includes these protein-coding regions:
- a CDS encoding amidase, translating into MNAFKDEDEGIRGIGRAIREGRMSCEEAVQACLDRIDERDDSIRAWVAVDREGALARARDLDAELRAGRDLGPLHGIPLGIKDIIDVRGLPTRCGSPRPSDRPAEADARIVARLREAGAVILGKTVTTPFAWIDPPPTRNPWDLSRTPGGSSSGSAAAVAAGMCLGAIGTQTGGSITRPASFCGVAGMKPTYGRLPVDGILPLAPSLDHPGPIADDVAGLRVLFEAMCPPEDLGEFVPSLRPKLDETPPRLGRLAGFFDDRADADLRWATGAYLRWFEAWDGATVIELEPSDVFEAILKHHRTILAAEAYAVHRERFSLLPEAYPPRIAELIQEGERIRSKDVEAALDARPGLVARFLELFEGDDAPDALIAPATTEYPPDPSTTGDPAFNSPWSYLGFPAVSFPIGRSESGLPLAVQLIDGPGTDLGLLELAEWCEWKNQDAYRRFRDTDDG
- a CDS encoding GTP-binding protein, with the protein product MVDSQAASADAEDASPSPVASTEADEVERARDSLEATLAELRLTPEEAKALAPEIDQLRELTRKLDEATIEIAAFGMVSRGKSSVLNALLGREVFQVGATHGTTTGRGAQRWEEGARGASGLDRARLVLVDTPGIDEVGGEVRETLAREVARTADLILFVVSGDMQRREVQALSELRAHQKPIILVFNQIDRYPEADRESIHAKLEDERVKGLIRPEDIVLTAARPDPARVKVRDPDGTSRVIWERPAPVIDPLKERILDVLEREGKALVALNTLLLAGDLHEEIVGRKVRIRDEAANRIIWNYAIAKGLAVGINPIPVADLAGGVAVDVAMIVALSRVYGIPLTKSSAAKLVRDMTVALGAVGLVQVGLRLVRSGVKSAMAGLTVMTGGLAGPLTALGYTALGVSQGAAAASASYVIGQGAKTYLRQGCQWGPKGIKTVINQILVDAKNDSVVQRLREDLKMRLKGR